The Spirosoma sp. SC4-14 DNA window CGTCCGTAATAAGGCCAGGCACAAAGCCATGAATGACTGTGGCCAGTTTGGCAGGCAGCGTAAGTACCCGTTCGGCTTCACCCAGTCGGCAGGCATCAATAATTTCGCGCGCACAGTCGTCGGCGGCAATCGTTAACAGCGGAATCGAATCGCTGATTTTGAATACCGTGTATTCTTTCTCATTCTGGCCTTTAAAAAAGGCATTTCGTGGGCTTCCGGTTCGGATCAGGCCGGGACAGATGGTGGTCACGTAAATGTCGTCTTTTAGTAATTCGGCCCGTAGCCCTTCTGAATACCCCACAAACGCAAATTTACTAACCGAATAGGGAGCCAGATGCGGTACGGCCACTTTACCCCCAAATGACGTAACATTAACGATTCGGCCCGATTTTCGCGCCCGCATCTGCGGCAACACGGCATTGACCATAGTAAATGCCGACCAGAAATTGCTTTCCATCGTCTCGCGAAAATCGCCTTCGGTCATGTGCTCCAGTGGCCCAACAATAATGGTTCCGGCATTATTGACCAGCACATCGACCGGACCAAGCACCTGTCCAACCGCTGCCACAAACTGTTCGGCCTGTAGTTTACTGGTAATGTCGCAGGCATACGTAAAAATATCGTGCCCTCTCATGCGCAAGTCTTGTCGGGCGCGTTCCAGTTCGTCCTCATCGCGGGCGCAGATAGCGACATGGGCACCCTCTTCGGC harbors:
- a CDS encoding SDR family oxidoreductase; this translates as MSAWNRSGLWWTLAGIGAVAIAKVWTNKRRAIDFHDKTVIITGGSRGLGLELARAFAEEGAHVAICARDEDELERARQDLRMRGHDIFTYACDITSKLQAEQFVAAVGQVLGPVDVLVNNAGTIIVGPLEHMTEGDFRETMESNFWSAFTMVNAVLPQMRARKSGRIVNVTSFGGKVAVPHLAPYSVSKFAFVGYSEGLRAELLKDDIYVTTICPGLIRTGSPRNAFFKGQNEKEYTVFKISDSIPLLTIAADDCAREIIDACRLGEAERVLTLPAKLATVIHGFVPGLITDAFAWANTFLPEPGGIGDQRTVGKASETALSESVLTRLTDEAAVKNNEL